AGAATCGCCCCCTCGGGGGAGACGACGACCGCCCCCACGGGGACCTCGCCGGATTCCGCGCACTTCCGTGCCTCGGCCAGCGCCGCCCGCATCCACTCCTCCCGCGGGATCAGAACGGCCAAAAGCGCGCCTCCTCCCAGTACATCTCCCGGAGCTGGCCGTACTGCCGCGTAAGTACGTCCAGGTGCTCCCGCTCCCACTCCGCGAGGTCCGCGAAGACCTTCTGCGTCGCCGGGTCCGCGGCCGCCTTCTTCCCGAGCGCGGTGAACTGCGCGATGGCCCGCCGCTCCAGCGTCATTCCGATGGAGAGCGCGGCCACTTCCCCCTCCGCCTTCCGCCCGGCCTTCACGAGGTCCGCCGTGTAGAGGGGGCTGCGGAACCTGCCGA
The nucleotide sequence above comes from Thermodesulfobacteriota bacterium. Encoded proteins:
- a CDS encoding ferritin family protein; this translates as MKKGAAGSTETAIAKGLKQALLNEIDGTEFYRMAAENAARDGIRRMFRFLMEEEKRHREEILRVIRAFSQGKAPRLERSAASRRGIGRFRSPLYTADLVKAGRKAEGEVAALSIGMTLERRAIAQFTALGKKAAADPATQKVFADLAEWEREHLDVLTRQYGQLREMYWEEARFWPF